The Corvus hawaiiensis isolate bCorHaw1 chromosome 2, bCorHaw1.pri.cur, whole genome shotgun sequence genome includes a window with the following:
- the LOC125321156 gene encoding regulatory factor X-associated protein, producing the protein MRARTIGGDQHHPSPSKPSDLFPERSERTDCAPPDFCRSFRAQASTNRGCCLPLAGSQTTLAALTRPQGLHSSSAGARSMQTPPHGAAPPLPGPLPRARPGRMRGARGACARAARDRRAQGPAGPGSAALRGSPAAALASSASSSSSSSPPQQQQQQQLALLVMQPGGGEEEVAGAGGVVLQPSADPQLPPSASGGLMVFYELGAAGEVEVAEEEAEAAGGESTASLEELEEEEVAAAGSASGEAAAGGECKSCTYQGCSETTTQVVKQRKPWMCKRHRNKIYKDKYKRKKSDQALGGGGAAAAGGGPRAEDSVEGSVSVTKQRTGSIGDRPARPTLLEQVLNKKRLSLLRSPQVVQFLQKQQQLLSQQALEQRQQQFQGAPG; encoded by the exons ATGCGGGCACGGACTATAGGAGGAGATCAACACCATCCAAGTCCCTCGAAGCCCTCTGACCTATTTCCAGAAAGATCTGAAAGAACAGACTGCGC ACCCCCTGACTTCTGTCGCTCCTTTCGAGCACAAGCATCTACCAATCGTGGGTGCTGCCTTCCCCTTGCGGGAAGCCAAACCACGCTGGCGGCTCTAACACGACCACAAGGGCTCCACTCCAGCAGTGCCGGTGCACGCTCGATGCAAACTCCCCCACACGGGGCGGCGCCGCCATTACCGGGGCCCCTCCCCCGCGCGCGGCCGGGGCGCATGCGCGGTGCGCGCGGCGCCTgcgcgcgggcggcgcgggACCGGCGCGCTCAGGGaccggccgggccgggcagcgccgccctgcggggcagccccgccgccgctctCGCCTCCTCcgcttcttcctcctcctcctcgtcgccgccgcagcagcagcagcagcagcagctggcgCTGCTTGTGATGCAGCCGGGCGGCGGCGAGGAGGAGgtggccggggcggggggggtggTGCTGCAGCCGAGCGCCGACCCGCAGCTGCCGCCCTCCGCTAGCGGCGGCCTCATGGTGTTCTACGAGCTGGGGGCCGCCGGCGAGGTCGAGGTGGCGGAGGAGGAGGCCGAGGCGGCGGGCGGCGAGAGTACGGccagcctggaggagctggaggaagaggaggtggcGGCGGCGGGGTCTGCGAGCGGCgaagcggcggcgggcggcgagTGCAAGAGCTGCACGTACCAGGGCTGCAGCGAGACCACCACGCAGGTGGTGAAGCAGCGCAAGCCTTGGATGTGCAAGCGGCACCGCAACAAGATCTACAAGGACAAGTACAAGCGCAAGAAGAGCGACCAGGCCctggggggcggcggggcggcggccgcggggggcGGCCCGCGGGCCGAG GATAGTGTTGAAGGTTCAGTGTCTGTTACAAAGCAGAGAACAGGATCCATTGGAGATCGCCCAGCAAGACCTACTCTTTTAGAACAAGTATTGAATAAAAAGAGGCTG tcCCTGCTCAGAAGCCCACAAGTAGTACAGTTTCTACAGAAACAACAGCAACTGTTAAGTCAACAAGCTTTGGAACAAAGGCAGCAACAGTTTCAAGGAGCACCTGGGTAA